In the genome of Deltaproteobacteria bacterium, one region contains:
- a CDS encoding L-erythro-3,5-diaminohexanoate dehydrogenase, protein MAELSLHERVGAHRVVAPRGALPQVADILDATPERRSEGEMLIDVETLNVDSASFRQLAAAGDVAAQIRDIVARRGKLHNPVTGSGGMLLGRVQSTGCELGERFGVAPGDRVATLVSLTLTPLHLVAIESVRHDVHQVDVRGTAVLFPTGALARMPADIPERVALALFDVAGAAPQVARLARAGGAVCILGAGGKSGLLCGVAAREVVGPAGRVVGIEAIEAAADAARSVGAFDAVVVADASDPLATADAVATVGPAEFDLVVSCVNADGAEPAAILLARERGCVYFFSMATRFARAALGAEGLSRDVDLMIGNGYCTGHAEATLALYRRHSVLRAEIDRRYA, encoded by the coding sequence ATGGCGGAGCTTTCCCTACACGAACGGGTCGGTGCCCACCGCGTCGTCGCGCCGCGGGGCGCGTTGCCGCAGGTGGCGGACATCCTTGACGCAACCCCCGAGCGCCGCTCGGAGGGCGAGATGTTGATCGACGTCGAGACGCTCAACGTCGACAGCGCGTCGTTTCGCCAGCTCGCGGCCGCGGGGGATGTCGCCGCGCAGATTCGCGACATCGTGGCGCGTCGCGGCAAACTGCACAACCCGGTCACCGGCTCGGGGGGCATGTTGCTCGGCCGCGTCCAGTCGACCGGCTGCGAACTCGGCGAGCGTTTTGGCGTCGCGCCCGGCGACCGCGTGGCGACGCTCGTGTCCCTCACGCTGACGCCGCTGCACCTGGTTGCGATCGAATCGGTCAGACACGACGTGCACCAGGTCGACGTGCGCGGAACGGCCGTGTTGTTCCCGACCGGCGCCCTCGCGCGAATGCCGGCCGACATCCCCGAGCGAGTTGCGCTGGCGCTGTTCGACGTGGCCGGCGCTGCCCCGCAGGTCGCGCGGCTGGCGCGCGCCGGCGGCGCGGTCTGCATCCTCGGCGCCGGCGGTAAGAGCGGCCTGCTGTGCGGCGTGGCGGCGCGCGAGGTGGTCGGGCCGGCGGGCCGCGTCGTCGGGATCGAAGCCATCGAGGCTGCGGCCGATGCCGCGCGCTCGGTCGGCGCGTTCGACGCGGTTGTGGTTGCCGATGCATCCGACCCGCTCGCGACGGCTGACGCCGTTGCGACCGTGGGGCCGGCCGAGTTCGACCTCGTCGTGAGCTGCGTCAACGCGGATGGCGCCGAGCCGGCGGCGATCCTGCTCGCGCGCGAGCGGGGGTGCGTGTACTTCTTCAGCATGGCCACGCGGTTTGCGCGCGCGGCGCTGGGCGCCGAGGGCCTGTCGCGCGACGTCGATCTCATGATCGGGAACGGGTACTGCACCGGGCACGCGGAGGCGACGCTCGCGCTGTATCGCCGCCACTCGGTGCTGCGGGCCGAAATCGACCGCCGCTACGCGTAG